From Micromonospora echinospora, one genomic window encodes:
- a CDS encoding type I polyketide synthase, producing MTEDPTRGEQSALLRAFVAIEELEAELDEVRRAQHEPIAIIGASCRFPGGGDGLAAFWRVLRDGVDAAGEVPPDRWNLADFYHPDPDRPGRMYTREGHFVDGVDQFDPAFFGIAPREAASLDPQQRMLLEVSWEALEHAGQVPDRLVGTPTGVFVGIMTNDYLQLQTGAGDPTQLDLYAGTGNDLSFPAGRLSYLLGLQGPSMAVTTACSSSLVALHLATRSLRAGETDLALVGGVNAMLAPDAFVTLSKMKALAVDGRCKTFDASADGYGRGEGCGVVVLKRLSDAQRDGDRVLAVVRGTAVNHDGPSGGLTVPNGLAQQDLIRAALADAGVEPGDVDYVEAHGTGTSLGDPIEVRALASVLGKGRPTDRPLLVGSVKTNIGHLEAAAGVAGLIKLVLALRHEQMPSHLHFRTPNPHIDWDGLPVRVPVAPTPWPRSERPRVAGLSSFGMSGTNAHVVVGEAPEPAASSEVPGRSAYVLPLSARDEAALRVVAQRYVDLLDGVDAPDLGLVCAAAAVTRSHFPHRLAVVARDSATAVVRLRGWLAGEEDRSVVHGVVPAGRRPRVGWLFTGQGAQSVGMARVLYESEPVFRAELDRCAELLAGELERPLLEVLFPSDGTDVLDQTGFTQPVLFAVEWALARLWRHWGVEPDVVLGHSVGELVAACVAGVFSLEGGLRLVASRGRLMQGLPAGGSMVAVSLPEERVRPFLDGTGLVVAAVNGPVETVIAGPVEALDAIREKFTADGVKTTALHVSHAFHSPLMAPMIPAFQEVAGSVGFRSPQRTLVSNVTGRTADDRVASAAYWVEHVSAPVRFADGMRAVVALGCDVVQEVGPHPVLLAAGRQCVDDDSAMSWLPSLRRGRDDWQQLLTAVAGLYAQGVNLDWKAITGGIPSRAVDLPTYPFQRQRYWSAPAPGSQTRRRAGDHPLLGQRLRTPSLRDTVFEASLSAATYPLLAEHKLHDQLVVPGAHHVAMLLAAGTESGTPAPALRDVLFAQPLVLPDRGERPVQTVVTAADGTARLVTFDDPDWTEYVTARLDPDGEPGPTPPDLDGIAARCDRSLDDLDTFYRRVTDAGLDLGPSFRWLDRVHAGDGVAVSDIRLPGQLDPTVPYPVHPGLLDACFQLLGLTRPQPEDGLSIHVPFRVERLRAVPSTDAELRAYAWSSGSTTGEVVGDVVVVDRAGRLVVELRGLRLRHVDPAALRRAPARTDDLRYEITWPVAGPAEPAEAPAGPGAWLVFGDADGLGRELAARLTAEGHTCTLVRPGTAFAQDDAQSYRIDPARPEDVTRLLDAVGAVDWRGVLHLWALDTPADPDVDLATLQDAQSTTLRSTLHLVRALATRSRSPRTYLVTRGAQAVGEPAGPLALAQAPLWGLAGAVALEHPELRCTRIDLDPTGDPAADLAFLTAELRADGRDDQVVRRGDQRHVARLARCAADDGDRPLALPSVESFRLDVATPGVLDQLVFRPVARQAPAAGQVELRVRATGLNFRDVLNALGMYPGEAGPLGLECVGEVVALGADVRGLAVGDRVVALAPASFGSFVTVDADLVAPLPAVVGDADGATIPVTFLTALYALEHIARLGPGQRVLVHAAAGGVGLAAVQLAQAVGAEVYATASPAKWPVLQRLGVRHLSNSRTLTFADEIRAWTGGAGVDVVLNSLTGDFIVESLRLLRPGGRFVEIGKREIWSADQVTRLRDDVTYTAFDLVELSRDEPATVRALLGELMRRFAAGTLQPLPCRVFGLTRAVDAFRYMAQARHVGKIVVSHDDATVPPEADDLVRADGAYLITGGLGGLGLHVARWLVDRGARALVLVGRSGVTDANRADVAALRDAGARVEVVRADIARPDEVTRLVDEVTATLPPLRGVVHAAGVLDDGILLQQEWPRFERVLGPKLAGAWNLHHATRGLDLDFFVLFSSVASMLGSAGQGNYAAGNAFLDLLAAERRRQGLPGLSVNWGPWRGAGMAARVDDDRQWALRGMGLIDPERGVAELAAALGQPRAQVGVVAIEWGAYLRQYPTGLRPPLLDDMAATTADAGAPAAGGADHRALLTLLADAAPDDRPDLIVGHVRDLAARVLGLTAAHTLDTRRPLNELGLDSLMAVELRNALSLSVDRSLPATVLFDYPTVEALAGFVAGELQPAEPAEPTGPPPTRTAAAVVDTDRDAWLAEIEQLSDAEVEALLEQELSQPRNRNHHE from the coding sequence ATGACCGAAGACCCGACGCGCGGCGAGCAGTCCGCGCTCCTGCGTGCGTTCGTCGCCATCGAGGAACTGGAAGCCGAGCTGGACGAGGTCCGGCGGGCCCAGCACGAACCGATCGCCATCATCGGCGCGAGCTGCCGCTTTCCCGGCGGCGGTGACGGCCTGGCCGCCTTCTGGCGGGTGCTGCGCGACGGCGTGGACGCGGCCGGCGAGGTGCCCCCGGACCGCTGGAACCTGGCGGACTTCTACCACCCGGACCCGGACCGGCCCGGCCGCATGTACACCCGGGAGGGGCACTTCGTCGACGGGGTCGACCAGTTCGACCCGGCCTTCTTCGGCATCGCCCCGCGGGAGGCCGCCAGCCTCGACCCGCAGCAGCGGATGCTGCTGGAGGTGTCCTGGGAGGCCCTGGAGCACGCCGGTCAGGTGCCGGACCGTCTCGTCGGAACGCCGACCGGGGTCTTCGTCGGCATCATGACCAACGACTACCTCCAGTTGCAGACCGGCGCGGGCGACCCCACCCAGCTCGACCTGTACGCCGGCACTGGCAACGACCTGAGCTTCCCGGCCGGGCGGCTGTCGTACCTGCTCGGGTTGCAGGGGCCGAGCATGGCCGTCACCACCGCGTGCTCGTCGTCGCTGGTGGCGCTGCACCTGGCGACCCGGAGCCTGCGCGCGGGCGAAACCGACCTGGCCCTGGTCGGCGGGGTCAACGCGATGCTCGCGCCGGACGCGTTCGTCACGCTGTCGAAGATGAAGGCCCTCGCCGTGGACGGCCGGTGCAAGACCTTCGACGCCTCCGCCGACGGTTACGGCCGGGGCGAGGGCTGTGGCGTGGTGGTGCTGAAGCGGTTGTCGGACGCCCAGCGCGACGGTGACCGGGTGCTCGCGGTCGTGCGGGGCACCGCCGTGAACCACGACGGCCCGAGCGGCGGCCTGACCGTCCCGAACGGCCTGGCGCAACAGGACCTGATCCGGGCAGCCCTCGCCGACGCCGGCGTCGAGCCGGGCGACGTCGACTACGTGGAGGCGCACGGCACCGGCACCTCGCTGGGCGACCCGATCGAGGTGCGCGCCCTCGCCTCGGTGCTCGGCAAGGGCCGGCCGACTGACCGCCCGCTGCTGGTGGGCTCGGTCAAGACCAACATCGGGCACCTGGAGGCCGCCGCCGGGGTGGCCGGTCTGATCAAGCTGGTGTTGGCGTTGCGGCACGAACAGATGCCGTCGCACCTGCACTTCCGTACGCCGAACCCGCACATCGACTGGGACGGCCTCCCGGTCCGGGTCCCGGTCGCCCCGACCCCCTGGCCCCGAAGCGAGCGCCCCCGCGTCGCCGGCCTCAGCTCCTTCGGCATGAGCGGGACCAACGCCCACGTCGTCGTCGGCGAGGCACCGGAGCCGGCGGCTTCGTCGGAGGTGCCCGGTCGTTCGGCGTACGTGTTGCCGTTGTCGGCGCGGGACGAGGCCGCGTTGCGGGTGGTGGCGCAGCGGTACGTGGATCTGCTGGACGGTGTCGACGCCCCTGACCTCGGGTTGGTGTGTGCGGCGGCTGCGGTGACTCGTAGTCACTTCCCGCACCGTCTGGCGGTGGTGGCTCGGGATTCGGCCACCGCTGTCGTCCGGTTGCGGGGTTGGTTGGCGGGTGAGGAGGACCGGTCGGTCGTCCATGGCGTGGTGCCTGCCGGTCGCCGGCCGAGGGTGGGCTGGTTGTTCACGGGTCAGGGTGCGCAGTCGGTGGGGATGGCGCGTGTCCTGTACGAGTCGGAGCCGGTGTTCCGCGCCGAGTTGGACCGGTGCGCGGAGTTGCTGGCGGGGGAGCTCGAACGGCCGCTGTTGGAGGTGCTCTTCCCGTCCGACGGCACGGATGTGCTGGATCAGACGGGGTTCACGCAGCCGGTGTTGTTCGCGGTGGAGTGGGCGTTGGCCCGGCTGTGGCGGCACTGGGGTGTCGAGCCGGACGTGGTGCTGGGTCACAGCGTCGGTGAGCTTGTCGCGGCGTGTGTGGCGGGGGTGTTCTCGCTGGAGGGCGGGCTGCGTCTGGTGGCGTCACGTGGCCGTTTGATGCAGGGTTTGCCGGCGGGTGGGTCGATGGTGGCGGTGTCGCTGCCGGAGGAGAGGGTCCGTCCGTTCCTGGACGGCACCGGTCTGGTCGTGGCGGCGGTGAACGGTCCGGTGGAGACGGTGATCGCCGGCCCGGTGGAGGCGCTGGATGCGATCCGGGAGAAGTTCACGGCCGACGGGGTGAAGACCACGGCGTTGCACGTCTCGCACGCCTTCCATTCGCCGTTGATGGCGCCGATGATCCCGGCGTTCCAGGAGGTCGCCGGGTCGGTGGGGTTCCGGTCGCCGCAGCGGACGCTGGTGTCGAACGTGACCGGCCGGACCGCCGACGATCGGGTCGCGTCTGCGGCCTACTGGGTGGAGCACGTGTCGGCTCCGGTGCGGTTCGCCGACGGGATGCGGGCGGTCGTCGCACTGGGTTGTGACGTGGTGCAGGAGGTCGGTCCGCATCCGGTGTTGTTGGCGGCGGGCCGGCAGTGTGTGGACGACGACAGCGCCATGAGCTGGTTGCCGTCGTTGCGGCGGGGCCGGGACGACTGGCAGCAACTGCTGACCGCCGTCGCGGGCCTGTACGCGCAGGGTGTGAACCTGGACTGGAAGGCGATCACCGGCGGAATCCCGTCCCGGGCGGTGGACCTGCCCACGTACCCCTTCCAACGCCAACGCTACTGGTCGGCGCCCGCGCCGGGCAGCCAGACCCGCCGTCGGGCGGGCGACCACCCGCTGCTCGGTCAACGGCTGCGGACGCCCTCGCTGCGGGACACGGTCTTCGAGGCGTCCCTGAGCGCGGCGACCTACCCGCTCCTGGCCGAGCACAAGCTGCACGACCAGCTCGTGGTGCCAGGCGCGCATCACGTCGCCATGCTCCTGGCGGCGGGAACCGAAAGCGGCACCCCGGCCCCTGCCCTGCGGGACGTCCTGTTCGCCCAACCGTTGGTGCTGCCGGACCGGGGTGAGCGTCCGGTGCAGACGGTCGTCACGGCGGCGGACGGCACCGCGCGACTGGTGACCTTCGACGACCCGGACTGGACGGAGTACGTCACGGCCCGGCTCGACCCGGACGGCGAACCGGGACCGACGCCACCGGACCTGGACGGGATCGCCGCACGCTGCGACCGGTCCCTCGACGACCTCGACACCTTCTACCGCCGGGTCACCGACGCCGGGCTGGACCTCGGGCCGAGCTTCCGTTGGCTGGACCGGGTCCACGCCGGTGACGGAGTGGCGGTGAGCGACATCCGGCTGCCTGGCCAGCTCGACCCGACCGTGCCCTACCCGGTGCATCCCGGGCTGCTGGACGCCTGCTTCCAACTGCTGGGCCTGACCCGGCCACAACCGGAGGACGGCCTGTCGATCCACGTCCCGTTCCGGGTGGAGCGGCTGCGGGCCGTCCCGTCCACCGATGCGGAGCTGCGGGCGTACGCCTGGAGCAGCGGGTCCACCACCGGGGAGGTCGTCGGGGACGTCGTGGTGGTGGACCGCGCCGGCCGGCTGGTCGTGGAGCTGCGCGGCCTGCGGCTGCGGCACGTCGACCCGGCGGCGCTACGCCGCGCCCCGGCCCGGACCGACGACCTGCGCTACGAGATCACGTGGCCGGTCGCCGGCCCGGCCGAGCCCGCCGAGGCCCCCGCCGGACCGGGTGCCTGGCTGGTCTTCGGCGACGCGGACGGGCTCGGCCGGGAACTGGCGGCCCGGCTGACCGCCGAGGGGCACACCTGCACCCTCGTCCGGCCCGGTACGGCGTTCGCCCAGGACGACGCGCAGTCGTACCGGATCGACCCGGCCCGCCCGGAGGACGTCACCCGGCTGCTCGACGCGGTCGGCGCCGTCGACTGGCGGGGCGTGCTGCACCTGTGGGCGCTGGACACGCCCGCCGACCCCGACGTCGACCTGGCGACCCTCCAGGACGCCCAGTCGACCACGCTGCGCAGCACCCTGCACCTGGTCCGGGCCCTGGCGACCCGCAGCCGGTCGCCCCGGACGTACCTGGTGACCCGGGGCGCGCAGGCGGTCGGCGAGCCGGCCGGACCGCTGGCGCTGGCGCAGGCCCCGCTGTGGGGGCTGGCCGGCGCGGTTGCCCTGGAACACCCCGAGCTGCGCTGCACCAGGATCGACCTCGACCCGACCGGCGATCCGGCCGCCGACCTCGCGTTCCTGACCGCCGAGCTGCGGGCCGACGGCCGGGACGACCAGGTCGTCCGGCGCGGCGACCAGCGGCACGTGGCCCGCCTGGCCCGCTGCGCGGCGGACGACGGCGACCGGCCGCTGGCGTTGCCCAGCGTCGAGTCGTTCCGGCTCGACGTGGCGACCCCCGGGGTGCTGGACCAGCTGGTGTTCCGGCCGGTGGCCCGGCAGGCACCGGCGGCCGGCCAGGTGGAGCTGCGGGTCCGGGCGACCGGCCTGAACTTCCGCGACGTGCTCAACGCGCTCGGCATGTACCCGGGTGAGGCGGGACCGCTCGGCCTGGAGTGCGTCGGCGAGGTGGTGGCGCTCGGCGCGGACGTGCGCGGGCTCGCGGTGGGGGACCGGGTGGTGGCCCTGGCCCCGGCGAGCTTCGGCAGCTTCGTGACCGTCGACGCCGACCTGGTGGCCCCGCTGCCGGCGGTGGTCGGGGACGCCGACGGGGCGACCATCCCGGTGACCTTCCTGACCGCCCTGTACGCGCTGGAGCACATCGCCCGGCTCGGCCCGGGGCAGCGGGTGCTGGTCCACGCGGCGGCCGGCGGGGTGGGCCTGGCCGCAGTGCAGCTCGCCCAGGCGGTCGGCGCCGAGGTATACGCGACGGCGAGCCCCGCCAAGTGGCCGGTGCTGCAACGACTGGGCGTCCGGCACCTGTCGAACTCGCGGACCCTGACGTTCGCCGACGAGATCCGCGCATGGACCGGCGGTGCTGGCGTCGACGTGGTCCTCAACTCGCTGACCGGGGACTTCATCGTCGAGAGCCTGCGCCTGCTGCGCCCCGGCGGGCGGTTCGTCGAGATCGGCAAGCGGGAGATCTGGTCGGCCGACCAGGTGACCCGGCTCCGGGACGACGTCACCTACACCGCGTTCGACCTGGTGGAGCTCTCCCGGGACGAGCCGGCGACGGTGCGTGCCCTGCTGGGCGAGCTGATGCGGCGGTTCGCCGCCGGCACGCTCCAGCCGCTGCCGTGCCGGGTGTTCGGGCTGACCCGGGCGGTCGACGCGTTCCGGTACATGGCGCAGGCCCGGCACGTCGGCAAGATCGTCGTCAGCCACGACGACGCCACCGTGCCGCCGGAGGCCGACGACCTGGTCCGCGCCGACGGGGCGTACCTGATCACGGGTGGTCTGGGCGGGCTTGGCCTGCACGTGGCGCGCTGGCTGGTCGACCGGGGTGCCCGCGCCCTGGTGCTGGTGGGCCGCAGCGGCGTCACCGACGCCAACCGGGCGGACGTGGCGGCGCTGCGCGACGCCGGCGCCCGGGTCGAGGTGGTCCGCGCCGACATCGCCCGCCCGGACGAGGTGACCCGGCTGGTCGACGAGGTCACCGCGACCCTGCCGCCGCTGCGCGGGGTCGTCCACGCGGCCGGCGTGCTGGACGACGGCATCCTGCTCCAGCAGGAGTGGCCGCGCTTCGAGCGGGTGCTCGGGCCGAAGCTCGCCGGGGCGTGGAACCTGCACCACGCCACCCGCGGCCTCGACCTGGACTTCTTCGTGCTGTTCTCGTCGGTCGCCTCGATGCTCGGTTCCGCCGGGCAGGGCAACTACGCGGCCGGAAACGCCTTCCTCGACCTGCTGGCCGCCGAACGGCGGCGGCAGGGGCTGCCGGGGCTGAGCGTCAACTGGGGTCCGTGGCGGGGCGCGGGCATGGCCGCCCGCGTCGACGACGACCGGCAGTGGGCGCTGCGCGGCATGGGACTGATCGACCCGGAGCGGGGGGTCGCCGAGTTGGCGGCGGCGCTCGGCCAGCCCCGCGCGCAGGTGGGTGTCGTCGCCATCGAGTGGGGCGCCTACCTGCGGCAGTACCCGACCGGGCTGCGGCCCCCGCTGCTGGACGACATGGCCGCGACCACGGCGGACGCGGGGGCTCCGGCGGCGGGTGGCGCCGACCACCGGGCGCTGCTGACCCTGCTGGCCGACGCGGCCCCCGACGACCGGCCCGACCTGATCGTGGGGCACGTGCGGGACCTGGCGGCCCGGGTGCTCGGCCTGACCGCCGCGCACACCCTGGACACCCGGCGTCCGCTCAACGAACTCGGCCTGGACTCGCTGATGGCGGTGGAGTTGCGCAACGCGCTCAGCCTCAGCGTCGACCGGTCGCTGCCCGCGACGGTGCTCTTCGACTACCCGACCGTCGAGGCGCTGGCCGGATTCGTCGCCGGGGAACTCCAGCCCGCCGAAC